Within the Candidatus Sulfotelmatobacter sp. genome, the region TTGCAACAAAGGCAATGGCTGCTATCCATTCCTTGCGCAGCAACACCTTCAACCCAAGCAGTAAAAGAAAGAAGACAAGCGTGCTTTGAATCGACTGCGGCCATTCCCGCAGCCATCCTCCCAGCGCGACGCGTCCGCCCATGAGCACGTCGGTCGAGCCCATGCCCGGCGCTGCGCCCATGTGCATCATCGGGATGTAGCGAATGTCAAAGACCAGAATCCATCCCACACCCAGAGCCACGCCAAGCAGAATGTCTCGTCCTACCACGGGATCGCGCCACGTCCCGGCCAGCAGCCGACTCCACGAGATGATTGTCTTCGGCCATTGCCGTCGCACCCAGGGCTCCACGGCCATGTACAAAGTCCACATCACTGCCGACAAAAATAACGCTGTACTCAGCGCAATGATTGAGAGGCCGAGCGTGTCGCCGATGTCAGGAAGATGGCTGCGGCAGAAAAACAACGCCATCTCCATCAGGAATATGACGATCGCCAATCGAAGTGCACCCCGTCGATCTCCGCGGCCGTGACGATAGTTTCTGCGGGCCAGTAAAACCGACCCCACTAAGGCCGAAACCAGCAAGCAGATCCTGATGATGCGTTCCAGTTTTTCGCCGAAGCTTTTTGTTTCCGTGCTGATCATCCGCTCGGGCTTGGTCCACTCGCCGATCAGGGCAAAAGCTACGGGCTTGCCTTGGAACGACGCCGCTTCCACCCGCAGCGGGCGTGTTGTTCCCGGCCATACCCCGGTCCAGGCCACGCGCGTATCGGAAGAGGCCAGCGAGTTCCAGAGCGGCGGCGCGGGCTGAAATTTGGATTCATCAATACCAGCCGCGTTAAACAAAATGTTCCAGTCGTAGGCCGTTCCGGCGGGCGCAACCGCAGCGTCGGCTGCGTCTTTCTTGTCTGTCACTTTGTTTTTGTCCTGTAACTTCTCCGCCGGGATCGCCTGAAAATAGGTCAGCCGCCCCTGCGGATCGAGCCGCACATTGATCATGCCCGAGAGCACCGGCGGGGGATCATCCCAAGTCAGGACCCCCGGTGTCAGCAGATTGTCCCGGAAGCCGTTCGCGACCATGTCGTCCGGACTCTGCCGATACCAGTACGACAGCAGCGAAGGTCGAGCGGTGAGTACCGCGTTCCAATCGGGATGTGGTTTGTCATTCTTCTCCACCCAATCCTGGAAGTCGCCATCGATGTTGAGTCCATGAGCACTGTCCGCTGGCCGCCCGTCATACCCCAGCCGAGCAATCACCTCGCGGGATTTCTGCGTGAGAACTTCCGGAGTCAGATCGAGCCCCATCTTGTCGTAGGAGTTGTAATGAACAGAGAAGTAGATGGCTGCCACCAGTCCCAGCAGAACCCCCGCCAATATGGCGATTGCGACTCGTGGACGCAGTCCCTCGGTTTCTCCCGAAGCCGCCACCAGTTGGGGCGAGGGCGTTTCTCCCGCGGCCAGCGCCGCGGCCAATGGATCGCCGCCCGGCAGCGCCGCAGCTACAGCCAGCGCCGTCGCCGGACGCGCGGCTGGTTCGATCTCCAGGCAGCGTAGAATGACCTTCTCCACGATCGGATCGAGATCCTTCACTACCGAAGACGGCCGGCTCGGTGTGCGGTCGGCTGGAGCGGCCAGCGCGCCCACAGTCTTTTCCGCAAATGCCCGCTTGCCGGTGAAGACCTCATACAACACCAGCCCAAGCGCGTAAACATCGCTGCGCGTGCTGACTTCTTTGCCCGCCAGCTGTTCGGGCGCCATGTAGGCCGGAGTGCCGCTGCGCACATCCGCGGCGCGGATGTCATCGGCGATTCCCGCGAGACCGAAATCCGTGATCACAACCTGCCCGCGCCCGTCGAGCATAATGTTGGCCGGCTTCAGGTCGCGATGCAGCACGCCCTTAGCGTGCGCGGCGGCGAGTCCCGCGCAAAGATGGCGGGAGATGTCGAGCGCCTTATCTGGCGGAAGTCTTCCGATTCGCCGCAGCAGGGAAGCGAGATCTTCGCCATCTACATATTCCATCGTGAAAAACGTTTGACCATCTACCTCGCCCACGTCGTAAACGCGGCACACGTTGGGATGCGAGACCCGGCGCGCGATACGCACCTCATTGCGAAAGCGCTCTAACAGGCTTTCGTCCCGGGCCGCTTCATCGGGCAAGAACTTCAGCGCGACTGCCTGCCCAAGGGTAAGGTCATCAGCCCGATAGACCTCGCCCATGCCGCCCTTGCCGAGCAACGCGATGATTCGATAGCGCCCCAACAGAAGGCGTCCGGGAAGAAAGCGGCCTTCGTTCAGCGAGTACTCAGCGGAACTGGAATTCCGAGACGAAGACTGCCCCGACGAAGGCTGCAAGGACGAAGGCCGTCGTGACGAAGATCCAGAAGCCGGCCGCGGAGGCAGTGGGGAAGTCTGGGTGGCAAAGTCGATAGTGGCCGCATCGCCGCTATTTGCGACCGGCGCTCCGCAGGACGAGCAGAAGCGCATGTTCCCGGACAATTCAGTTCCGCAAGCAACGCAGTTGGCCATAATTTTCCCGTACAGTTTAACTCAGGCGTCGGGCATGGGGCGTCAGGCAACGGGCGTCAGACCTCAGACTTTACCTTTAAACCTCAGACCAATATTTGATGCGGCGCTTCTTGTTGTGCTCGCGGCCTGCGGCATCTGCGGTCCGACGCCCGAGGTCCGAGGGTCCGACGCCTGCCGTCCGACGCCCGCTTCTGTATTACCATCCAAGGCAATGACTTCACGCTTGGGGTACTGGCTGAAAGATCCCGTGATCTTGTTGTGCCTGGCTGCGGGATTGCTCGCTTTTGTAGTTCAGTCTGGCGAACTGGGCACGGCCGATACCATGCATCGGCTGCAAACCACCCACTGGCTCTGGACCTCGGAGCCTCAAGTATTTCCCAACGAATATCCTGAGTTCGGCCTTCCCGGCCGCGGGGGGCGCATCTTCAGCTGGTACGGCATTGGCCAATCTTTGCTTATGTTGCCCGCCGACATCATCGCCACTTGGGTTTCGCACTGGCATATTTTTTCTGGTTACGAAGATGATCCCGCCGTCCGCAGCATCATCGTCAGCTACAGCATGAATATTCTGTTGAACGTGCTCACCGCGCTGGTCGCCTTCCGCATCCTGCGTCAGTTGCGCTTCAGCCTCAAGGAATCCATCGCCGGCGTGCTTGCCCTGCTCTTCTGCACGACCCATCTGCACTACACGCAGAACATGCAGGAGAACAATTACATCATGCTGCTGACGCTGGTGGGATTCTCCTTCCAGTATGAGTGGCTTCGCACCGCCAGCCGCCAGGCCCTGTTCGTGGGTTCGGCTGCGCTCGGCCTGAATCTTTTGACTCGTGTTACGACCGGCCTCGACCTGATTGCGGCGGGCGTCTTCCTGTTGACGATACTTTGGCTGGAGCAAACTCGCGAACGGGGCCTGTGGCGGCGATTCGTGGCGTATTGCAAAATCGCGGTGCCGGTCTATGCTTTCTTTGCGATTCTCGAACGCCTCTACAACTTCTATCGTTTCGGATCGCTGACCGGAACCTATATCCCGATTTTCGCACGAGTGCAACGCCTGCAAGATCCTGCTTTGCCGACAAACTTTCCCTGGAGCACTCCCTTTCATGAAGGCGTTCTCGGCGCTCTCTTCAAGCCCGAAAAATCGATCTTCCTCTTCGATCCTCTGCTGTTGCTCGCGCTCGCACTCCTCGCACTGTTGTGGAAACGCCTCGCCGTCGAGGTGCGCGCTTACGCTGCGACTGCGCTGCTGCTACTCGCCGGCTACATCTGCTTCTATGCGCCTTACACCTACTGGGCGGGAGATTTTTCCTGGGGCGACCGCTACGTTTCTACCTCGGTCGAAATGGTCGCGCTTCTCGCCGTGCCAATCTTGTTGCAGCAGCGCGCGAATCTCAGATCATGGGTCTGGCGCGGCGGCATCGTGCTCATCGCCGTCAGCCTCGTCATCCAGATCGCATCGCTCGCATTCTGGCTGCCGCTGGAAATCTACCAGATGGAGACGCTCGGCCATCCCACGTTCGTGATCGCACTCCGCTTTAAAAACATCGTCGCATTCGTCCTCGGCAAGATGGATGCCTGGGGACTGAACAATGAAGCCATGACCCAGGACGCGTGGGACTACGTTCACATCACGACCTGGAATTTGTTTCCATTCCTGCTGCATCACGTGGGAGCGGTGGCGGGTTGGGTGGTGGCGACGGCGTTCGCGGTGTTGCTGGCGGGAATCGCGGCACTAGTGTTTGTGATGGCGCGGTTGCTACTTATGGTAGACTGGTAGAATCGTGATGGTAGAATGGTAGATATGAGTCTAAATATCAAGAATGAGAAAACCCACCGCCTCGTTCGGCAATTAGCGCGGATAACGGGCGAGAGCATGACGGCCGCGGTTGAGCAGGCGGTTCGCGAGCGCTTGGAGCGCGTGCGAAGGGAAGCCCAAACGGGAAGGGTGCAACGAATTCTGGAAATCGGAAAAGAGTGCGCTGCGCATCTTCCGGAACCTTACCGTTCCATCGATCACGGGGAACTATTGTATGACGAGAAAGGGCTGCCGAAATGATCGTCGATACGTCGGCAATCATTGCGATCCTGCGCGACGAACCGGAATCGCCGGTATTAGCACAAGCCGTGGACCGCGCAAAAAGGTGCCGCATTTCCGCGGTGAGCTATGTCGAGGCCGCAGTGGTCATCGACAGCGGCCGAAGCCCGATCTCAAGTCGCCGTTTTGACGACTTTGTCCGCGAACTCGAAATCGTGATCGAACCCGTAACCGCTGACCAAGCGCGGATCGCTCGGGATGCCTACCGGGATTGGGGCAAGGGGCGTCACAAGGCAGGCCTAAATCTCGGCGATTGCTTCGCTTATGCATTGGCAAAAGCAGCCGGTGAGCCGTTGCTATTTAAGGGCAATGACTTTCGGCATACCGATATCGAACCAGCCCAAGATTAGTGGCAAATTATCGTTTGACCGCTCTAATTCGGCATCACGCCTATTCCACCGTCACCGATTTCGCCAGGTTCCTCGGTTGATCCACGTCGCAGCCGCGTCGGACCGCAATGTGATAGGCCAGCAGTTGCAGCGGAACAATCTCCAGAATCGGCGCTAACTCCTCCGGTGCCGCGGGAACATATACCACGTGGTCCGCGGATTCTTTGATCTCTTCGTCGCCTTCGGTGGCCAGCGCGATCACCACTCCCGAACGCGCTTTTACTTCCTTCAGGTTCGAGATGGTTTTCTCGTAGCGCAGCACCGATCCGGGATTGTTCACGTCCCGTGTTGCAATGATCACTACCGGCAGATTCTCGTCGATCAATGCGTTGGGCCCATGCTTCATCTCGCCCGCGGGATATCCTTCAGCATGGATGTAGGAAACCTCTTTCAGCTTGAGCGCGCCTTCCAGCGCAATCGGATAATGAATGCCGCGCCCCAAGAATAAAAAGTCGTGGACTTTTTGGTAGCGTTTCGCAAGTTCGTCGCAAGCCGCATCCTCAGCCAGGACTTGCTCGAGTTTGGCCGGGATGCGGGTGAGTTCCTGCATCGCCGCCCGCGCCTGCTCTCCGGTCATCACGCCGCGCACCTGCGCCAGGTACATCGCGAAGACATACAACGCGGTAAGTTGTCCGGTGAAAGCCTTGGTCGATGCCACGCCAATCTCCGGCCCGGCATGGGTGTAAATCGTGCCGGCAGCTTCGCGCGTAATCATCGATCCTACGACGTTGCAGATGGCCAGCGTCTTCGACCCTTTGGCCTTGGCCTCACGCTGAGCGGCGATCGTGTCGGCGGTTTCGCCAGATTGCGAAATGACCAGCGTAATCGTCTGCTGTTCCACGATCGGATTGCGGTAGCGCCATTCGCTGGCATAGTCCACTTCGACCGGCACGCGCGCCAGCGTTTCGATCATGAATTTTCCCGCCTGCCCCGCGTGCCAACTGGTTCCGCAAGCAATGATGTTGATCTTTTCCGCATCGCGAAACTCGGCTTCGCTGATCTCCATCTGATCGAGAAAAATGTGTCCCGTATCCTGCGACACGCGGCCCAGGGCAGTTTCTTGAACCGCGCGCGGCTGCTCGTAAATTTCCTTGAGCATGAAATGCTTGAAGCCGCCTTTCTCCGCCAGAATGGGATCCCAGGTCACATGCTGGATTTGCCGCCGCACCGGCCGGCCGTCGAAATCCGAGAGATGCACTCCGTCCGGCGTCACCACGGCCAGGTCGCCGTCCGCCAGAAAGAAAATATCGCGCGTGTGATGCAGGATGGCGGGCACATCCGACGCCACAAAATATTCGTCGTTCCCTAATCCAATCACCGCGGGTGGACCGTTGCGCGCCGCCACGATCTTGTTCGGTTCGTCGGCTGAAATCACTCCGAGCGCGAAAACCCCGGTCAGCTCTTTCACCGCCAGTCGCACGGCGTCTTCCAGCGAAACATGCTCCTTTGAAACATGGCGTCCGTTTCCCGACGCCACGGAATACTTCTCCACCAGATGCGCGATGATTTCAGTGTC harbors:
- a CDS encoding serine/threonine-protein kinase — translated: MANCVACGTELSGNMRFCSSCGAPVANSGDAATIDFATQTSPLPPRPASGSSSRRPSSLQPSSGQSSSRNSSSAEYSLNEGRFLPGRLLLGRYRIIALLGKGGMGEVYRADDLTLGQAVALKFLPDEAARDESLLERFRNEVRIARRVSHPNVCRVYDVGEVDGQTFFTMEYVDGEDLASLLRRIGRLPPDKALDISRHLCAGLAAAHAKGVLHRDLKPANIMLDGRGQVVITDFGLAGIADDIRAADVRSGTPAYMAPEQLAGKEVSTRSDVYALGLVLYEVFTGKRAFAEKTVGALAAPADRTPSRPSSVVKDLDPIVEKVILRCLEIEPAARPATALAVAAALPGGDPLAAALAAGETPSPQLVAASGETEGLRPRVAIAILAGVLLGLVAAIYFSVHYNSYDKMGLDLTPEVLTQKSREVIARLGYDGRPADSAHGLNIDGDFQDWVEKNDKPHPDWNAVLTARPSLLSYWYRQSPDDMVANGFRDNLLTPGVLTWDDPPPVLSGMINVRLDPQGRLTYFQAIPAEKLQDKNKVTDKKDAADAAVAPAGTAYDWNILFNAAGIDESKFQPAPPLWNSLASSDTRVAWTGVWPGTTRPLRVEAASFQGKPVAFALIGEWTKPERMISTETKSFGEKLERIIRICLLVSALVGSVLLARRNYRHGRGDRRGALRLAIVIFLMEMALFFCRSHLPDIGDTLGLSIIALSTALFLSAVMWTLYMAVEPWVRRQWPKTIISWSRLLAGTWRDPVVGRDILLGVALGVGWILVFDIRYIPMMHMGAAPGMGSTDVLMGGRVALGGWLREWPQSIQSTLVFFLLLLGLKVLLRKEWIAAIAFVAIFAVPRGLSSSYMSIELPAQILVYGIALLIVLRFGLIPLACAIFTIDMLINVPFSADISAWYMPTSIAALLSVVAIAGWGFYHSLGGEPLWKVETE
- a CDS encoding type II toxin-antitoxin system VapB family antitoxin, coding for MSLNIKNEKTHRLVRQLARITGESMTAAVEQAVRERLERVRREAQTGRVQRILEIGKECAAHLPEPYRSIDHGELLYDEKGLPK
- a CDS encoding type II toxin-antitoxin system VapC family toxin, with the protein product MIVDTSAIIAILRDEPESPVLAQAVDRAKRCRISAVSYVEAAVVIDSGRSPISSRRFDDFVRELEIVIEPVTADQARIARDAYRDWGKGRHKAGLNLGDCFAYALAKAAGEPLLFKGNDFRHTDIEPAQD
- the glmS gene encoding glutamine--fructose-6-phosphate transaminase (isomerizing), translated to MCGIVGYVGKKSVVPVIIEGLRRLEYRGYDSAGIAVAGDGEGLQLRRAEGKLRNLEDVIRQKPLDGSYGIGHTRWATHGRPTEENAHPHRDCTGRIVVVHNGIVENYLSLKKKLIEEGHKFTTETDTEIIAHLVEKYSVASGNGRHVSKEHVSLEDAVRLAVKELTGVFALGVISADEPNKIVAARNGPPAVIGLGNDEYFVASDVPAILHHTRDIFFLADGDLAVVTPDGVHLSDFDGRPVRRQIQHVTWDPILAEKGGFKHFMLKEIYEQPRAVQETALGRVSQDTGHIFLDQMEISEAEFRDAEKINIIACGTSWHAGQAGKFMIETLARVPVEVDYASEWRYRNPIVEQQTITLVISQSGETADTIAAQREAKAKGSKTLAICNVVGSMITREAAGTIYTHAGPEIGVASTKAFTGQLTALYVFAMYLAQVRGVMTGEQARAAMQELTRIPAKLEQVLAEDAACDELAKRYQKVHDFLFLGRGIHYPIALEGALKLKEVSYIHAEGYPAGEMKHGPNALIDENLPVVIIATRDVNNPGSVLRYEKTISNLKEVKARSGVVIALATEGDEEIKESADHVVYVPAAPEELAPILEIVPLQLLAYHIAVRRGCDVDQPRNLAKSVTVE